The Zea mays cultivar B73 chromosome 7, Zm-B73-REFERENCE-NAM-5.0, whole genome shotgun sequence DNA segment ATGGGGTTTTTCCCTCCCTCTGCGTTCCACGTTGTTTAGACTATCGAGCGTGTCGATGCGTGTTTGGGGTCTCGGTCCAAAAATCTTGTTTCAACTAGccccgtttggtttgagggaATAAAGATTAGTCTTTCTATTTTAGTCACATTTAATCCTTAAATTGACAAACAGTGAGACTAAAATAGGAACTAAAATGCTTTAGTGTCTCAAGAGATTGACAAACAGTGAGACTAAAATAGGAATTAAACTCCTTTAGTGTCTCAAGAGATGACTAAAATAGACTGAACCATACTAATTTAACTTTTTACCCCTATTTATTAGGTGAATGTTAAGTGACATTTTAGTCTTTGTATGAGTCATTTAGTATGCTATGAATATTTTTAGTCCTTAAAACCAAATAGGGTAATGACTAAATTTAATCCCTGTGCTAGAGTAACCGGCCCATAGCGACGAGCGTTCTTGTGTTCTGATGACATCTTCCACTCTTCCTTTCTGCGGCGCACCCTTCTTTCTCCATCCACTTGTGTACTTTCGACGTCGTCTTCCTCAGTAGCGCCCCCTTCTTTCTCCACCCGCCGTCGACGCAGCTGCCTTCCAGCCATCTCCATATCCGTTTCGCCGTCCCCTTCCTCCTCATCAGGTAAACCTAATTCCCTTCCTCTCTCCCCATCAATTCGCCCCTAACCTAATTCGTGCTGATGATCTCCCCCGAGGACCCGCGCAAGTGGCTCGTCAAGCGCGTCGTCGGGATGCATGGGGGCTCCGTCACCTACCTTGTCGACCCCGGCAACAACGACTCCTCCTCCAGAACCGTCGTGGTGAGTTGGTCACTACTGGGCTGGGCTTTTGGGTTCCTACTGCTTGTTAGGTGCTGCCTCCGTGATCCGATTTGTGCTCAACTGATTGATGCTGAGCATTGTTGGTCTTAATGGAGTTTCAGTAGTTGTTTTTAGCGACgggcttagggggtgtttgggaacaCAGTTTTTTACAGTATTGGAACAATACTGTGGTATTTGAGAATACCATGGTATAATATACAGAAAGGTGTTTGGAAATGTAGGTAAAATCTCTGTATTTAAAACTAAAGTATTATCAATACTGCAGCTGTTTCAAAGTATTGTAAACTTTGCTCTCCACCAAAGTTTTCTTCTGTAAACAAGCTTGTGAGCGTGCGGTACCGGCGATGGCGTGGGACCGAGCTGGGTTCTGCGGACACAATGCCGAAAAGGCTGTCACTGGTGTACCTATCGCTCGTTCCAAACTTCCAATGCTGCACGGGGCTGTATGAGTATGACAGCTTGGGTGTACGTACGTGTACCCAATGGTTCAGCTTTCATATGATTTTAGCTTTATTAGTTGCAATAACCAACTACCGCTAGCTTTAGATTGTATGATATTTGTTATCTAGAAGGAAGACTTCAATTTATGGAATAACTCAACCATGCGGCTGTTACTAACCTTAGGGAATTTAGAAGATAATTCCAATAGGGGAACAGAGAGCCTCACATGGTATatactttgttcccaaacacctCCATGTATTCAAAATTGTGGTATTCTAAAACTGTGGTATTGAAAACTGAGATCATGTCATGGCATTTGTATACTGTGGTATTTGAAATACCATGGTTTTGAAAAACTGTGtttccaaacacccccttagtactTGTCAGTACATTTTACATGCTTCGAATTGAGATGCATAGGAATTAGGAGACGTGCGTTTTTTAGTAATTGGTACCTACTTGCGCCTGAGACTCTAGTCTAGGCACCAAAGTCAGGGAGGTGTTTCTCTGAGCTCTGCTTCAAAACTGTATTATCTGATGTTTGTCTGAGCCACAAGTCATGAATTTTGCCTGTAGTCAAGGATGGTGAAGGTCCAATCATGTGCATATCATTGGTTTCCTCTTGTTATGATGACCAAACTTGTATCTAATATATTGATTTGAATATGATGACCTCTATATTGTAAGTTTCTGAATTTTTGCAACACAGGTCATGCATTTTTCCTGTAGTCAAGGATGGTGAAGGTCCAATCATGTGCATATCATTGGTTTCCTCTTGTTATGATGAAGAGATCTGGATTCAATACTTGATTTTTCATTTGTTTTTAAATATTTGTTAACTGTTATGGTGTATGTCAATGGAATTTGGGCATTGGTTGCTTTGACTGTTTCTTGGAATGCAGATAAACTACGCCTATGCTCGAGACAATGAAACACTATTTGATATTATTAGTGTGAAGGTATGGAGCTTATCAGGATATCCAGGAAATTTTCTGCAATTTATGTATTTTGGTATCAATTATCAATTTGCCAATCAATCATTTTCTTTTGCTTTCTTCGATAAACATTTATTGGCAAGACAGATGAACCTCTCAATTGACAAGCGATGCAGGATAAATAATTTGTCCACAAGCATGATTGCATTATCCTAGGTGCTTATGAAAGTTTTTACCTTTTCTTCAATATGAAGTCTGAATGTGTGGTGTGGCTTGTCTGATCTATCTAGCAGGTTTAGTGGTACTCGCATCAGCTAAACCTTAAACTTGTTTTCTTCTTAATGCCTCCGTGATCGGTTTAAGTTCTTTCGTTGCGGAGATGGCAGCGGCGGCGGGGCCGTACAAAGAGATGCTGGAAGTGGTGAACGCGTGCGCGACCCGGATCCGGTGGCGCCTCAGTCCAGCTTCCAAGCGCCGCCTCCTCAACGGTCAGTGCCCACTCGCTTGCTGCTTTCTCTTAGTAGTTGTAGTCGTTTTTTAACGGGAAATACAACAGGGAAGCCACCAGCCCACCACTATGTAGGATTTTATTAATTGAAAAATAGTGTTGTAGTTGTTATTATCTCTATTTAGGACTTGTTGTTGGCAATTGTCCTATTTCTTGCTTAATTCGCTACCGCCATGCTGTCTTTCTGTTCTACTGCTAAAACACTTATTTTTTGTGGTCGTTGAATGAATTGTTAACCAAACTCAATTGCAGAAGACATTCATCCACTAATCGTCACATGATCCACCTTAGTTCATAAGTTTATACCACCGTAGTTATAGGTCACTTGGTCAGTAGCTGCAACTTGCAAGTGATTTAGGGTTTAATAAAAAATTTCTGGTAGTAAAGTTGAAAGGTATGGTTTGAGGAGAGTGAATGGTATCATGTCGAATTACAGTACATTACAATTTACAAGTAAATTGATTAGTCCTCTGGTCTTTTGATTGGTAGCATGTTTTTCCTATGTAATTGCCTCTGTTCTTCTTTAGGGGCTAGGTTCGTTGTAATCATTTGACCGTGGGGATGTTTGTACTAAATTCTTATTTCTCTTAAGGAAAATCATGCTAATGCACGACCACGAAGAAAAAGTAAATTCATGAACAAATCTACCTAACTTATGATTTCTGTTGGATTTTAACTCTAGTCTACCTCTTTGAAATTAAAAGGTTGTGCTGTGGTTGTTGATGAACAAACCCAGTTGTTGCCAAATATCCTGTTTCTCTGCACTAGGTTGCGTCCTGTGGTACTGGTCGACTATGGTGGCACAATGCCTCAGCTACAAGAAAATCTTTGTGGCCTGCTATATCTTGCCCGACAGGTAATTTCACGACTTTGATATATCAAATATTAGGATTATCTGTACCAGTTCAACACAGAATCAGGTATTGCATATGGATCATTTTCTCCACTGCTAATTGTCATCCGACTGACAATAAACGATCGCCGGAAATAATACTGCCATTTGTAGTGTTACTCCCTTGCAACTTGCAAGCGCATCGGAATGATGTGGTTCTGGTCACTGTTTAAATTTCACCCACGTGAGCACTGTATGCCCTTTCCCCTTCACTCACCTGGCAAACCCCTCTTCTATGGAAGGATCCTTGTGCTAAAAGACATAAGTTTTTTGGATCTTGATAGTGACTAGAAGTTTGGGACTGAACCTGCTCTGCCGTTTAATCTATTGGCTGCTAGAGCAGCCACAATAAGTCTATCAGCATTTGGACCATTTGGTTTTGGCTTCTTCAATGGCAAGGGCAAAAGGCAGAACAAGAAACCCAACAATCTAGATCAGTCCCACCAGAAGCCTATATTGCATTGTACTTGGCCTTGAAAATAGTTATATTATATTTTACTTGAATTTATGTTTATCTTTTTTTATCTGTTTGGACAGATCTCTATTAAATGTCATGTGCTACTATCGTTAGGACTATTAATAGATGTTGCTCTGTCTATCTATCCATTTACATCGCTGGAAATTCCCATGCCCTTTCATAGTACGCCTGTGAAATGCTCACTGCTTTTCTATTGGTTTGTGTGCAGTTCAAGCTCTACAAGGTTAGGTCTGTTCAGTTTGGCTAGAAAGGCATCCCCTACCTGAACACCTACGACGACCGCACCATCCGCTACCCCGACCCTCTCATCAAGGCCAACGACACCATCAAGATCGATCTGGAGACCAACAAGATCATGGACTTCATCAAGTTGTATTTGCCCTTTCATGGACTTCATCAAGTTATATACTTAGTTAGGCTCAATGTTAGCACAAACAGTTGATGAGCAAGTTtaaatttagagtacacttatgtatgagttatttgacaatgcttatttatgagatattgaatattatttatctatattatattaattatagtgttattaaatatatgtgtatgtatttTTCTCTTTTAAATTATTATAATGTGATAATTTAAGAATATACTGCCAAGTAAGTCGTTTCAAATCTTAATAAGACATTTCTCAAAatgtctaatatcagtctcctaaataagacggtttttaaaacgtccaatatcagtctcctaaataagatggtttttctGTTGCGAGTGTCTATTATTATAGGCTATTCTAGTcagtttgataaatactttgT contains these protein-coding regions:
- the LOC100383856 gene encoding uncharacterized protein isoform X3, with protein sequence MISPEDPRKWLVKRVVGMHGGSVTYLVDPGNNDSSSRTVVINYAYARDNETLFDIISVKFFRCGDGSGGGAVQRDAGSGERVRDPDPVAPQSSFQAPPPQRLRPVVLVDYGGTMPQLQENLCGLLYLARQFKLYKVRSVQFG
- the LOC100383856 gene encoding uncharacterized protein isoform X5 is translated as MHGGSVTYLVDPGNNDSSSRTVVINYAYARDNETLFDIISVKMAAAAGPYKEMLEVVNACATRIRWRLSPASKRRLLNGCVLWYWSTMVAQCLSYKKIFVACYILPDSSSSTRLGLFSLARKASPT
- the LOC100383856 gene encoding uncharacterized protein isoform X4 codes for the protein MHGGSVTYLVDPGNNDSSSRTVVINYAYARDNETLFDIISVKMAAAAGPYKEMLEVVNACATRIRWRLSPASKRRLLNGCAVVVDEQTQLLPNILFLCTRLRPVVLVDYGGTMPQLQENLCGLLYLARQFKLYKVRSVQFG
- the LOC100383856 gene encoding uncharacterized protein isoform X1, which encodes MISPEDPRKWLVKRVVGMHGGSVTYLVDPGNNDSSSRTVVINYAYARDNETLFDIISVKMAAAAGPYKEMLEVVNACATRIRWRLSPASKRRLLNGCAVVVDEQTQLLPNILFLCTRLRPVVLVDYGGTMPQLQENLCGLLYLARQFKLYKVRSVQFG
- the LOC100383856 gene encoding uncharacterized protein isoform X7 yields the protein MQINYAYARDNETLFDIISVKMAAAAGPYKEMLEVVNACATRIRWRLSPASKRRLLNGCVLWYWSTMVAQCLSYKKIFVACYILPDSSSSTRLGLFSLARKASPT
- the LOC100383856 gene encoding uncharacterized protein isoform X8, which produces MAAAAGPYKEMLEVVNACATRIRWRLSPASKRRLLNGCVLWYWSTMVAQCLSYKKIFVACYILPDSSSSTRLGLFSLARKASPT
- the LOC100383856 gene encoding uncharacterized protein isoform X2; its protein translation is MISPEDPRKWLVKRVVGMHGGSVTYLVDPGNNDSSSRTVVINYAYARDNETLFDIISVKMAAAAGPYKEMLEVVNACATRIRWRLSPASKRRLLNGCVLWYWSTMVAQCLSYKKIFVACYILPDSSSSTRLGLFSLARKASPT
- the LOC100383856 gene encoding uncharacterized protein isoform X9 produces the protein MLEVVNACATRIRWRLSPASKRRLLNGCVLWYWSTMVAQCLSYKKIFVACYILPDSSSSTRLGLFSLARKASPT
- the LOC100383856 gene encoding uncharacterized protein isoform X6, which produces MQINYAYARDNETLFDIISVKMAAAAGPYKEMLEVVNACATRIRWRLSPASKRRLLNGCAVVVDEQTQLLPNILFLCTRLRPVVLVDYGGTMPQLQENLCGLLYLARQFKLYKVRSVQFG